Proteins encoded by one window of Desulfocurvus vexinensis DSM 17965:
- the speB gene encoding agmatinase — MPAPVTPGFLEEEIGRPAARGSRIHVIPAPFEASVSYGGGTACGPAAILAASNQLELWDGHGVPADAGIHTRPAIDCGGPAEAVLARIETAVAEALDAGAVPVLLGGEHTVTLGALAALRRALGPAEPFGVVQFDAHADLRDAYQGSRLSHACVMRRALDLGLPLFQIGVRALCRDEHDLREALAIGRMDGPDLPLAPPAAPVLPPDFPARLYVTFDVDGLDPALMPSTGTPVPGGLFWHQAMWLLDNVARGRTIVGCDVVELAPAPGQHGPDFTAARLAYALMGLIARG; from the coding sequence ATGCCCGCCCCCGTCACGCCCGGCTTCCTGGAAGAGGAAATCGGCCGCCCCGCCGCCCGGGGCAGCCGCATCCACGTCATCCCCGCGCCCTTCGAGGCCAGCGTGTCCTACGGCGGCGGCACGGCCTGCGGCCCGGCGGCCATCCTGGCGGCCTCCAACCAGCTTGAGTTGTGGGACGGCCATGGCGTGCCCGCCGACGCGGGCATCCACACCCGCCCGGCCATCGACTGCGGCGGCCCCGCCGAGGCCGTGCTGGCGCGCATCGAAACCGCCGTGGCCGAAGCCCTGGACGCGGGCGCCGTGCCCGTGCTGCTGGGCGGCGAGCACACCGTGACCCTGGGCGCCCTGGCCGCCCTGCGCCGCGCCCTGGGCCCCGCCGAGCCCTTCGGGGTGGTCCAGTTCGACGCCCACGCCGACCTGCGCGACGCCTACCAGGGCTCGCGCCTGAGCCACGCCTGCGTCATGCGCCGCGCCCTGGACCTGGGCCTGCCCCTGTTCCAGATCGGCGTGCGCGCCCTGTGCCGCGACGAGCACGACCTGCGCGAGGCCCTGGCCATCGGGCGCATGGACGGCCCGGACCTGCCCCTGGCCCCGCCCGCCGCCCCGGTGCTGCCGCCGGATTTCCCCGCGCGGCTCTACGTCACCTTCGACGTGGACGGCCTGGACCCCGCGCTCATGCCCAGCACCGGCACCCCCGTGCCCGGCGGCCTGTTCTGGCACCAGGCCATGTGGCTGCTGGACAACGTGGCCCGGGGCCGGACCATCGTGGGCTGCGACGTGGTCGAGCTGGCCCCGGCCCCCGGCCAGCACGGCCCCGACTTCACCGCCGCCCGCCTGGCCTACGCCCTCATGGGCCTAATCGCGCGCGGATAG